The sequence below is a genomic window from Cobetia sp. cqz5-12.
TCAAGCGAATCACATCAGCGGAGAAGCCCGCATGGGGCTTTCTTGTGCACAGTCTTCGCAACGTCTTCACGCTGACTTGGATAACAATCAGGCTGGTGACAGAGGATGCTGTTACCGACGCCCAGAGATGACAGGAAGGATTCGAAATGCGCCAAGGTCTTTTTGCTTCACCTCGTCCCGACAATCTCGGCCTGCATGATGGCATGCTGGCTCCGGCCCCCAGTACCCCCAACGGGGTCAGTTCCCAAGCCACTGACAGCAAGCATTATGTCGCGCCACTCCCGATGCCGCAGGACTGCTGCGTCAGTGCGATGGAGAAGTTGCACGGCATCATAGAATCCATGGGGCATGCTGAAATCGTCAGCGAAGATGGCGGCTATCTGCACGCCGAGTTCCACACTCCCGTGCTGGGCTTCGTCGATGATGTGGAAATCGTCTGCAATGAAGAGGAGGGGGTCTGTCATGTGCGCAGCGTTTCGCGCAGAGGGCACTCCGATCTCGGCAAGAACCGTCAGCGGGTCGAGGACATTCGCCAGCGTCTGGAAGGCTGGGGCTACTGCAGCTGACGCTTGTCGATGAACCTGAACTTGAACCTGAACCTGAGCCTCGGGCATCGCCCGGCAGGCGAGGGAAGATGACTCACTGTATGACGCCCACCACATCCCTCATTGCTTGAACTACGTAGAATGATGTCCACCACCCCGGTCCGCCTTGTCGAGGCACTGGGGTTTTTCATGCCGACTCTTGCCAAGGTCGGGGTGATTTCCCGCAAGCCCCCTGCCAAACAGTGAGCGAACGCTACCCAGCCAAGGTCGCCTTTGCTACTCTGGACGCGATACATGAGACGCATGATTGCATCGATCTGTATTGTGTTTTTTGCAATGCAGTGATGCGTCGTACGCTGGCAGGATTCCGCGTGATCGCCACGCCTCCGGGGCAACCCCGGTGCTTTCAGTCATCATCAGCACGATTTCCGCTCCGTGATGGATGATGTTTCTCGGTTGGATGATGTCTCTCGATTCGATGATGTTTCTCGACAGGATGATGTCTCCCCGACTGAAAGCCTCCAAGACAAGATGTGCGACACGTGAATCACCCTTGACCATCGCTGGACACCAGCCCCCGCTAAACAGAGATCCATGAACGATTCCGTCCCCGCAGCGGGCTCCGCCTCCGCTGCTCACGATTTGCCCAACGAACATTCGCTCAAGCGTGGTGACATCAAGGTACTCGGTCTGTCCGCTCTCGGCGGCGCCCTCGAGTTCTATGACTTCGTCATCTTCGTGTTCTTCGCCACCGTCGTCGGTCAGCTGTTCTTCCCGCCCGACATTCCCGAGTGGCTGCGTCAGGTGCAGACCTTCGGCATCTTTGCCGCCGGTTATCTGGCGCGCCCGCTGGGTGGCATCATCATGGCCCACTTCGGCGATACGCTGGGCCGCAAGAAGATGTTCACGCTGTCCATCTTCATGATGTCGCTGCCGACCCTGCTGATGGGCATGCTGCCGACCTATGCCGTCATCGGCATGTGGGCGCCGCTGCTGCTGATCATCCTGCGCCTGTTCCAGGGCGCGGCGGTCGGTGGTGAGGTGCCGGGTGCCTGGGTGTTCGTCAGCGAGCACGTATCACCGCGTCACAATGGCCTGGCCTGCGGCACCCTCTCGATGGGGCTGGTGGGCGGCATCCTGCTCGGCTCGCTGATGGCCAGCGCCATCAACAGTGTCTATACCCCGCAAGAGGTCAGTGATTTCGCCTGGCGGATTCCGTTCATCATCGGTGGCGTGTTCGGGCTGTTCTCGGTCTATCTGCGTCGCTGGTTGCACGAGACGCCGGTATTCGCCGAGATGCAGCAGAAGAAGGCGCTGGCCGCCGAGCTGCCCTTGAAGATGATCCTGCGTGAACAGCGTCCGGCGATTGCCGTGGCGATGGCCGTCACCTGGATTCTGACCGCCGCCATCGTGGTCGTGATCCTGATGACGCCGAGCCTGATCGCGGAGCTCGAGGGCCTGACTCGTGCCGCCGCCTTCTCCGCCAACAGCCTGGCGATCGTGGCGGTGTGCATCGGCTGCATCGTCTCCGGTTACATGGTCGATCGCATCGGCGCCGGCGTCACCCTGGTGCTGTGGAGCGCTCTGCTGGGCATCACCTACTGGGTCTTCCTCGCCACCATGCACTCAGACCCCAGCCTGCTGGTGCCGCTCTATTGCCTGACCGGCTTCAGCGTCGGCATCGTCGGCGCGGTGCCGAGCATCGCGATCCGCGGCTTCCCGCCGGCGGTGCGTTTCACCGGCCTGTCGTTCTCCTACAATGTCGCCTACGCCATCTTCGGTGGCTTCACGCCGATTCTGGTCTCGCTGATGATGACCGTCTCGCCGCTGTCGCCCACCTGGTACGTGGCGGCGCTGTCACTGATGGGCGTGGTGCTCGGCCTGTGGCTGGCGATCAGCCCGCGCGGCCGCGAACTGATGCGCATCATCTGATCAGCGTATCCGGCATCGCAGGATGAGAGGCAGGCCCTTGTGGCCTGCCTCTGCCTGAAAACGCGCATCACCCTCAGGGTGGTGCGCGTTTTTCGTTTGGGCCGGCGCCACGGCGACGCTAGGATAGAGCCATTCATTGTCTCTTCCGCGCAGCGGCTTGCCACGGCCACGATGGCCGAGTTGTCACTCCCAGCAGGATGCCCGCATGTTTACCGTTCTTCACGCCAATCACCTCGAGGACCTGCGCGATCTGGCCCTCAAGGTGATCAAGGCCGCGCCTCAGCCTCCGCTGGTGCCGGAAACCTTCCTCGTCCAGTCCAACGGCATGGCCCAGTGGCTGAGATTGTCATTGGCCGAGGCCGATGGCATCGCCGCCTCGGTGGATTTCCCACTGCCCTCAAGTTTCGTGTGGCGTGCCTATCGCGGGGTATTGGGTGGCGTGCTGGGCGACGAGATTCCGGAGCTGTCGCCCTTCGACAAGGGTCCGCTTGCCTGGCGTCTGTTGCGCCTGCTGCCGGGGCTGCTGGCCGATGAATCCCAGGCGGAATGCTATGCGCCGCTCAGGGATTACCTGTGTCGCGACGAGCGTGGCCAGTTGATCGAGGCGGTCGGTGAGGACGCATTGCCAGCGATGCCCGAAGGCCCCGAGGCCGAACGTCAGCAGTGGCAGCTGGCCTGCCAGCTGGCGGATCTGTTCGATCAGTACCTCAACTATCGCCCCGAGTGGGTGCGCAGTTGGGAGAGCGGGCTTGAAGACGACAACTTCCGGGATGCCTTCGCGCGCCAGCAGGCCGCAAGCGAGCTGCCGGCCAATCTGCTGCCCGACAACCTGCCGGACAGTCAGCAGTGGCAGCCGGCACTGTGGCGAGCGGTACTGGCCGATGCGCCATCCAGCAGCCGCCAGCATCACCGCGCCGCCCTGCATGGTCGCTTCGTCGCGGCGGCGCGCGCGCTGGAGACACTGCCCTCGACACGCCGTCACCCGCTGCCGCCACGGCTGTTCGTGTTCGGTATCTCGGCGTTGCCGGGCCAGACGCTGGATGCGCTGCATGCGCTGTCCGGGGTGATGGACATCTACCTGATGATCACCAATCCCTGCCGCCATTACTGGGGCGATATCGTCTCCGACCGCGAGGCCGTGCGGCGTAGTTCGCGAGCCGACAGCCAGCGCATGGACAGCGAGCGCCTCGCGCAACAGCGTGCCCGTCACCCCGAGGCACCGGCTCTGATCGGGCTGGCGGAGGAGGAGTTGCACCTCAAGGCCAACCCGCTGCTGGCAGGGCTTGGCGCACAGGGGCGTGACTTCATCGTCAGCCTGTATGAATTCGAGAGTGCGCTGTCGGGGCGCGACAGCGGCTTCGATCTCGAGCTGGACGTCTTCGTACCGCGCATCAGCGAGGACACGCCACCCGAGCAGGCGCCACTGCTGCAGCAGATCCAGGACGAGATACTCGAGCTGGTCCACCCCGGCGAGCGTGCCCTAGCCGAGGGCAGTCCGCGGGTGCTCGCGGCCGATGACGACTCCATCAGCCTGGTCAGCGCCCACTCGGCGCTGCGCGAGGTCGAGATTCTCCATGACCGCCTGCTGGCGGCCTTCGAGCGGGCCCATGACGCCGAGAAACGTGGTGAAGGCGAGCCGCTGCGGCCGCGCGACATCCTGGTGATGGTGCCGGATATCGACCGATATGCTCCCTATATCGAGGCGGTCTTTGGTCAGCTGCCGCCGGGCAATCCGCGCCATATTCCCTTCACCATCGCCGACCGGGTGGCCAGTCAGGCCAATCCGCTGCTCGGACTGGTCTTGATGCTGCTGGAGCTGCCGGAGCGCCGCCTCGGTGTCAGCGAGGT
It includes:
- a CDS encoding MFS transporter, whose product is MNDSVPAAGSASAAHDLPNEHSLKRGDIKVLGLSALGGALEFYDFVIFVFFATVVGQLFFPPDIPEWLRQVQTFGIFAAGYLARPLGGIIMAHFGDTLGRKKMFTLSIFMMSLPTLLMGMLPTYAVIGMWAPLLLIILRLFQGAAVGGEVPGAWVFVSEHVSPRHNGLACGTLSMGLVGGILLGSLMASAINSVYTPQEVSDFAWRIPFIIGGVFGLFSVYLRRWLHETPVFAEMQQKKALAAELPLKMILREQRPAIAVAMAVTWILTAAIVVVILMTPSLIAELEGLTRAAAFSANSLAIVAVCIGCIVSGYMVDRIGAGVTLVLWSALLGITYWVFLATMHSDPSLLVPLYCLTGFSVGIVGAVPSIAIRGFPPAVRFTGLSFSYNVAYAIFGGFTPILVSLMMTVSPLSPTWYVAALSLMGVVLGLWLAISPRGRELMRII
- a CDS encoding DUF1499 domain-containing protein, encoding MRQGLFASPRPDNLGLHDGMLAPAPSTPNGVSSQATDSKHYVAPLPMPQDCCVSAMEKLHGIIESMGHAEIVSEDGGYLHAEFHTPVLGFVDDVEIVCNEEEGVCHVRSVSRRGHSDLGKNRQRVEDIRQRLEGWGYCS